Proteins encoded within one genomic window of Spiroplasma endosymbiont of Agriotes lineatus:
- a CDS encoding ribonuclease J, with protein sequence MTTNQKNKLNNKIEIFNENQTSNNKDNEVIIDDIRNTKVFALGGLEEVGKNTYCVEHDDEIIIIDAGVKFPEGILLGIDAIIPDYTYLKENAKKVKAIFITHGHEDHIGGIPYLLKEIDIPFIYAPRLAAALIRERLKEFNIGQKTKIIEIDGSNEDQNKMKGLLKNFQLKYFAVNHSIPDAFGIAINTPNGKVVTTGDYKFDWTPLGHKADLEEMAKMGQAGVTLFLSDSTNSEIEGYTMTETKIIKNISDYFLKAKGRILISTFASNVHRIQQIIEVAQKYNRKILIFGRSLERIIKIIREMGHLKISDKQFIKPHETDQYHKDEILIICTGSQGEPMAALSRISTGTHKAISIIPGDTVIFSSSPIPGNQASVEMVVNRLSRLGANVLENSSFNSLHTSGHASQEEQKLMLTLIKPTYFMPMHGDYRMLKAHGQAAESVGVAKENIFICANGDQINLYKDKAILGKRIEASEIYVDGKDTSGLTTRITRDRQILANDGLIAVVVSINSQTNELLCNPTIISRGSFYVKDSGALIAESINIVTRAIKKVLASNHPTFGAIKKEIKETLSPYISKIKRRNPLIIPVILNKK encoded by the coding sequence ATGACAACAAATCAAAAAAACAAATTAAATAACAAAATTGAAATCTTCAATGAAAATCAAACATCTAACAACAAAGATAATGAAGTTATCATTGATGATATTAGAAATACTAAAGTATTTGCCCTTGGCGGCTTAGAAGAAGTTGGTAAAAATACTTATTGTGTTGAACACGATGATGAAATTATTATTATTGACGCTGGTGTTAAATTTCCTGAAGGAATATTACTAGGAATTGATGCAATTATTCCTGACTATACATATTTAAAAGAAAATGCCAAAAAAGTAAAAGCAATATTTATTACTCACGGTCATGAAGACCATATTGGTGGTATTCCTTATCTTTTAAAAGAAATTGATATTCCCTTTATTTATGCACCAAGACTAGCGGCAGCATTAATTCGTGAACGATTAAAAGAATTTAATATTGGTCAAAAAACAAAAATCATTGAAATCGATGGTAGCAATGAAGACCAAAATAAAATGAAAGGTCTTCTAAAAAACTTTCAACTTAAATATTTTGCCGTTAATCATTCAATCCCTGATGCTTTTGGAATTGCTATTAACACTCCTAATGGTAAAGTTGTTACCACTGGTGATTATAAATTTGATTGAACACCATTGGGTCATAAAGCAGATTTAGAAGAAATGGCAAAAATGGGACAAGCCGGTGTTACCTTATTTTTATCAGACTCAACTAATTCTGAAATTGAAGGTTATACAATGACCGAAACAAAAATTATTAAAAATATTAGTGATTACTTTTTAAAAGCCAAAGGACGAATCTTAATTTCTACTTTTGCTTCTAATGTTCATCGGATTCAACAGATTATTGAGGTAGCACAAAAATATAATCGCAAAATTTTAATTTTTGGTCGTAGTTTAGAACGAATTATTAAAATTATTCGTGAAATGGGCCATTTAAAGATTTCTGATAAACAATTTATCAAACCTCACGAAACTGATCAATATCATAAAGATGAAATCTTAATTATTTGTACTGGTTCCCAAGGAGAACCAATGGCGGCACTTTCACGAATTTCAACCGGAACTCATAAAGCAATTTCTATTATTCCTGGCGATACTGTTATCTTTTCTTCTAGTCCTATCCCCGGAAATCAAGCTAGTGTTGAAATGGTTGTTAATCGTTTATCACGCTTAGGAGCTAATGTTTTAGAAAACTCCTCATTTAATTCTTTACATACATCAGGACACGCTTCGCAAGAAGAACAAAAACTAATGCTAACCTTAATTAAACCGACATACTTTATGCCAATGCACGGTGATTATCGCATGTTAAAAGCACACGGACAAGCTGCAGAAAGCGTTGGGGTTGCTAAAGAAAATATCTTTATTTGTGCCAATGGTGACCAAATTAATCTTTACAAAGATAAAGCTATTCTTGGAAAAAGAATTGAAGCTAGTGAAATTTATGTTGACGGTAAAGATACTTCTGGTTTAACAACAAGAATAACTCGTGATCGACAAATTCTTGCTAATGATGGTTTAATTGCTGTTGTTGTTTCCATTAATAGTCAAACTAATGAATTACTATGTAATCCAACAATTATTTCTCGGGGTTCATTTTATGTTAAAGATTCCGGCGCTCTAATCGCTGAATCAATTAACATTGTAACAAGAGCAATCAAAAAGGTATTAGCTAGTAACCATCCTACTTTTGGAGCAATCAAAAAAGAAATTAAAGAAACTCTAAGTCCTTATATTTCAAAAATAAAACGAAGAAATCCTTTAATTATTCCTGTAATTTTAAACAAAAAATAA